The Haloarcula sp. CBA1127 genomic interval GAAGCCCATCCCCGGTTTTGCGAGCACTTGCGCGGCGTCGGTCGCCAGCGCGACGTGGGCACAGGCCCGCGCGGAGGTCACGGTCTCGTTGCAGGTCCCGCCGACGTAGGCCCGGGTGTCCGTGCCGTCGCAGTACAGCACCGCTTCGGCCGAGCGCTGGATGCCCCCGAGGTCCGGCGTCTTTATTTGAACTAGGTCGGCCGCTTCCGCGTCGACGAACGCCTGGACGTCCTCGAAGGTGTTGCACCACTCGTCGGCGACGATGTCCACGTCGACGCCCGCATCGGCCAGTCCCTCGCGGAGTTCGGCCATCTCGGTTATCTGTGCCTGCCGCCCGCCAGCGTCCATCGGTCCCTCGACCTGAAGGGGGTACGGCGCGGCGGCCTCCCGCAGCGTCTCGAAGTAGTCGGTCACTTCGGTCCGGTCGTACGGCGGGCCGAACACCTTCCCGAGGATGCCGTACACGTCCACGTGGAAGCGCGGCGAGTACGGCTCCGGCCCGAGCGCCGTCGCCCGGTCCGAGAGCCAGGCGAGGTAGTCTCGCAGCCCCTCACCGTTCTCGCCGACCTTCTCGACGCTGTTGAACAGGCCGTGGGGCAGGACCGGCACGCCCTTGATGAGCATCTTTTCGGCGTTGATACGGCGCTCGTCGCCCGATTGCCCAAACACCGGAACCGGTGACGTCGCTGGGTCGGTGTCGTAGGTGTCTGCAAGCACGTCCGTCGGCGTCACTCCGCGTGCTTGTGCGGCTGCGTTCAGCAGCGCCTGCGAGACGCCGTAGCGGACCGCGGTGTGGAGCTGGTCGCCGCCCGAGCGCTGGGCGTTCATCTCCTCCAGCATCGTCGCGTTAGCCCCGAACTGGGTTGCGTCCTGCCCACGGAGTGCGTCAGCGACAGCCCCCTCGACGACGGGGCGGTACTTCTCAGCCCGGAACAGCGGATCGCGGCCGCCGGCCCCCGAGTACTGGACCGCGGCGCAGTCGCCGGTCGCGATGGAGCCGTCGGCGAGTTCGATTTCAACGATGAGCGCCTCGCCGGCCTCTCGGATGCGGTCGAATCCGTCTGTGACCGGCTGGCCATCGTAGGCGAACCCGCTCTGTGTCGCCCCATCCTTGATGGCCTGCTGGTCGTCGAAAAAGAACCCGGAGAGGCCGGGAACTGTTCGAACGTCCTCAATCCGCATCGCTTGCACCCCCCGCGGGGCTGTTGTCGCCGCCCGGCCGCCCGATGAGCTTCCCATCGCTGATGGCGTCCACGTCGTCGGCGACCATCCGGAACGACTGGTCGCGGCCCTCGGTCTCGGCTCGCTCGCCGAGTCGCGCGGCGTGAATCTCCTTGATGTCGTCCGGGAGCGCGAGGTCCGCGAACTCGAAGATGCGGACCCGGCCATCGTCGTCTCTGGCCGGCAGCACCGCGCCCTTGGCGGCGTCGCTGGGGGCAAAGGGCACGTCCAGTGCGCCGCTGTCGAAGGCGTTGATAACTCCCTGTGCAACGTCGCCGTCGCCGGCCTCGTATACAGCGTCCATCAGCGCTCGCGTCTCCCGCTCGATGAGCGCCTGTTCCTCGTCGATACCCCCGAGGTCGATATCCTGTTCGATCATCATATCGATAAGCTGTCTCGTCGTTCGCAGTCCGGCTGCGTTGGCCTCCTTCGTCGGCACGCCCTGGAACTCCTGGGCGGACTTCGTGATGACCTTGTCCGGCTGCGCGACAGCTGCCGTCGCGCCGCCGAGACTGATGACGCCGTTTGCCCGCGCCTCGTCGGGCGGGAAGCCGCCCATCCACTCGTGGAAGACGGTCGTGACGGTCACTTCATCGCGGAGATACTCGTTGCCGAGCT includes:
- a CDS encoding methylaspartate ammonia-lyase translates to MRIEDVRTVPGLSGFFFDDQQAIKDGATQSGFAYDGQPVTDGFDRIREAGEALIVEIELADGSIATGDCAAVQYSGAGGRDPLFRAEKYRPVVEGAVADALRGQDATQFGANATMLEEMNAQRSGGDQLHTAVRYGVSQALLNAAAQARGVTPTDVLADTYDTDPATSPVPVFGQSGDERRINAEKMLIKGVPVLPHGLFNSVEKVGENGEGLRDYLAWLSDRATALGPEPYSPRFHVDVYGILGKVFGPPYDRTEVTDYFETLREAAAPYPLQVEGPMDAGGRQAQITEMAELREGLADAGVDVDIVADEWCNTFEDVQAFVDAEAADLVQIKTPDLGGIQRSAEAVLYCDGTDTRAYVGGTCNETVTSARACAHVALATDAAQVLAKPGMGFDEGFMVVTNEMRRALARRDATQEVPADD